One stretch of Toxoplasma gondii ME49 chromosome XI, whole genome shotgun sequence DNA includes these proteins:
- a CDS encoding hypothetical protein (encoded by transcript TGME49_309100~Predicted trans-membrane domain (TMHMM2.0):12-35), whose amino-acid sequence MFTGTWNAVRRHKWAFLTGGSAAAGLVYLGRQVYVQYKQLSAMLEDTDDLDRLLASLLGLNPEELPPPHGSRHRTPEREDNREDGEIRQPGEKGEQEVEKRAEGAEGAEGASRDAETPAVSFSAWAASLTSPLSSFFEKLGVSFSRRENRATPRASASAEWQVVLHFLRTQRLADRSVWELREEIRGVVDVAFDISHYTALLRDPASSRTLSPVAKRRCFFHMGVEIYARTLMAIYLLVLLVVLHRVQVNIVARQTFYGVYTPGFALSREGRGSGDSGGARAASGSCRQRRRPSGSCDARNGGVGDSAAASGASPRRREENEGEGERGADEAGEGDERDDRDEAEKLDQEDEEDGRDTITLEELNAANYLFLTTTRSLLSSQTALDLIAVEIHRASRQVLRDVQPEGVLSSKDLLHLLLLILVTAHTRILRRAETGDLPQKRRRPSRHRSLDSESDEEDEEEEEEEEAGEEEEDRDGAEEKGERERGRSSVLRCRGLAALLLPESQDLFDASFEEARVSQVSVAGERRQGACSPTQRIQSSPSPSPQAGSDEAPCVSDLRRNPIVSALVEAQLAEARDLLEAPACAEATADAVTAALWLAVQCLQGCLLQAGLAVAASPSSALDAGVSRNSFSLSSSASSSLEKVSRLSQLSQDAAASPVCVEVREEKARVEVTTSSKREQNSLYPDLLNLSGREGTRGDSRLRLPATRDSCWAPTVCRFAFARTFGRICQLADFVLGSPQTTRVDDEAWKRVSEERTRPRLDEEEKTPDGRFAASAKARRGKTKAVRKEGQSVSETERVEETEKVEETESDVLAFVARLPAIEEFSSFAFFPTATEDELDAVRALLTAAREKETVETRRFLLPVGRLSERRGPAFRHMAQMQREVQKQLLLASLREEQDLRTRRKQREDARKRERRRRVEAKGRKETCEVCETPETPEPHTDGESLHAGSEKKRKEGEALSCRLPGRDAVHSSPEKKGGVEKEEEGTGRLSFGEDRISAAVSDSPLKAPPACRRLNKATGKMQEGSERRQGCFAPAERHAASRVSPEVGRVPRGIEREATGGCGEKAREEEKGKEASSRSLLSSEAQVLDDASAGALDGKRDDLCAPETPGLPPSFLGRERTEPAAGLSPSATDGEKNGEKGDALTPDEEGFLDCQRVESELSLDVHLIESRLSSRGPLDSWTGAEVSLASSFADRRPHKREAERSGKEDRKDGDEKAKGDQGSPDERGAKTLGACGEVGGAVYACEKRKEEGSRVRKSAGNEERKNASPERGSLTEGDKRRDDERRDDERKGGEDKKGEQGGPGRENIETERLQNRAEREDEVGRGGATGESG is encoded by the coding sequence ATGTTCACGGGGACGTGGAACGCGGTGAGGCGCCACAAATGGGCATTCCTGACTGGCGGCAGCGCCGCCGCGGGGCTCGTCTACCTCGGCcgccaggtgtacgtacagtaCAAACAGCTGTCGGCGATGCTGGAAGACACGGACGACTTAGatcgcctcctcgcctcgctccTGGGCCTGAACCCAGAGGAACTTCCCCCCCCCCACGGCAGTCGCCACAGAACTCCAGAACGcgaagacaacagagaagacggagagatcCGACAgccaggagagaagggagaacaagaagtcGAAAAGCGCGCCGAAGGCGCCGAAGGCGCCGAAGGCGCctcgcgagacgcagagacccctgcggtttctttctctgcgtggGCTGCGTCTTTGACTTCTccgctttcctcgttcttcgaGAAGctgggtgtctccttctctcgtcgcgAGAACAGAGCGACGCCGCGCGCGAGCGCGTCTGCCGAGTGGCAGGTCGTTCTCCATTTTCTACGGACTCAGCGTCTGGCCGACAGGTCGGTGTGGGAACTGCGAGAGGAGATCCGAGGCGTCGTCGACGTCGCCTTTGACATATCGCACTACACGGCGCTTTTGAGAGATCCTGCGTCCTCGCGGACTCTCTCACCTGTCGCCAAGCGCCGCTGCTTCTTTCACATGGGCGTCGAAATCTACGCGCGAACATTGATGGCCATTTacctcctcgtcctcctcgtcgtTCTCCACCGCGTCCAAGTCAACATCGTCGCGCGCCAGACCTTCTACGGTGTCTACACACCCGGATTCGCCTTGAGTCGCGAGGGCCGAGGCTCTGGAGACTCGGGAGGCGCTCGCGCGGCCTCCGGATCGtgtcgacagagacgcagaccaAGTGGAAGCTGCGACGCGAGGAACGGAGGCGTTGGGGACTCCGCGGCTGCCTCGGGGGCTTCCcctcgaaggcgagaagagaacgaaggcgaaggcgaacgcggcgcggacgaggcaggcgaaggagatgagagagacgacCGAGACGAGGCGGAAAAACTGGAccaagaagacgaggaggatgGAAGAGACACGATCACTTTGGAAGAGTTGAATGCTGCGAACTACTTGTTTCTGACCACGACGAGATCTCTGTTGTCGTCTCAAACTGCCCTCGATCTCATTGCAGTGGAAATCCACCGAGCCTCGCGGCAGGTGCTCCGAGATGTCCAGCCTGAGGGGGTGCTTTCTTCCAAagatcttcttcaccttcttctcctcatcCTCGTGACTGCACACACGCGCATTCTCAGACGCGCGGAAACTGGAGACCTGCctcagaagagacgcagacccTCTCGCCACAGGTCACTCGACagcgaaagcgacgaagaagacgaagaggaagaagaggaagaggaagcaggcgaagaagaggaagaccgcgacggtgcagaagaaaaaggagagagggaacgaggaaggagtTCCGTGCTGCGGTGCCGTGGTTTGGCTGCACTGCTTTTGCCGGAGAGTCAGGATTTATTCGACGCCTCTttcgaagaagcgcgagtgtctcaggtctctgtggctggagaaaggcgacagggCGCATGTTCGCCGACCCAGAGGATCCAGTCCagtccttctccgtctcctcaaGCTGGCTCTGACGAAGctccctgtgtctccgaCCTGCGAAGAAACCCCATTGTCTCTGCCCTCGTCGAGGCCCAGCTCGCGGAGGCCAGAGATCTCTTGGAAGCGCCTGCATGTGCAGAAGCGACCGCTGACGCCGTGACAGCGGCCCTGTGGCTGGCTGTCCAGTGTCTCCAAGGGTGTCTTCTCCAGGCTGGCCTCGCGGTCGCGGCGTCCCCGAGCTCCGCGCTCGACGCCGGTGTCTCGCGCaactccttctcgctttcttcttccgcctcgtcttctcttgaaaaggtctctcggctctctcAGCTGTCTCAGGACGCGGCCGCTTCTCCAGTGTGCGTTGAGgtacgagaagagaaggctcGCGTGGAGGTGACGACTTCgtcaaagagagaacagaacaGCCTGTACCCTGACCTCCTTAACTTGTCTGGACGCGAAGGcactcgaggagacagccgccTGAGACTTCCGGCCACCCGCGACAGCTGCTGGGCTCCCACGGTCTGCCGTTTCGCGTTTGCGCGGACTTTCGGACGGATCTGCCAGCTCGCTGACTTCGTTCTCGGGTCTCCCCAGACGACTCGGGTGGACGACGAGGCCTGGAAACGCGTCTccgaagaaagaacgcgacCTCGtctcgacgaagaggagaagacccCCGACGGCAGGTTCGCAGCctcagcgaaggcgaggagagggaagacgaaggccgTCCGGAAGGAGGGCCAAAGTGtctcagagacagagagagtggaggagacagagaaagtggaggagacagagagcgacgttctcgccttcgtcgcgcGGCTGCCGGCGATTGAggagttttcttccttcgccttcttccccacCGCGACGGAGGACGAGCTGGACGCCGTCCGCGCACTGCTGACGGCtgcgcgagaaaaggagacagtggagacgcggCGTTTCCTGCTGCCTGTGGGGCGCCTTAGCGAACGAAGAGGCCCAGCCTTCAGGCACATGGCCCAGATGCAGCGAGAGGTCCAGAAGCAGCTCCTCTtggcttctctccgcgaGGAGCAGGATCTGAGGACGCGCAGAAAGCAACGAGAAGATGCccgaaagagggagagaagacgccgagTCGAGGCGAAGGGACGCAAGGAGACATGTGAGGTGTGCGAGACTCCAGAGACTCCAGAGCCCCACACTGACGGAGAAtccttgcatgcaggcagcgagaaaaaacgcaaagaaggagaggcttTGAGTTGTCGGTTGCCAGGGAGGGACGCGGTGCACTCGTCgccagaaaagaagggaggcgtcgagaaggaggaggagggaaCCGGACGCTTGAGCTTCGGGGAAGATCGTATTTCCGCCGCTGTCTCAGACTCTCCGCTGAAGGCGCCTCCAGCATGCAGAAGGTTGAACAAAGCAACGGGGAAAATGCAAGAAGGCTCCGAGCGCCGTCAAGGGTGCTTCGCGCCTGCGGAGAGACATGCGGCCTCCAGGGTGTCGCCCGAGGTAGGGCGAGTCCCCAGGGgcatcgagagagaggcgaccgGCGGGTgtggggagaaggcgagggaagaagagaaaggaaaagaggcctcttcgcgttcgcttctttcttctgaagCGCAGGTGCTCGACGACGCTTCGGCCGGTGCGTTGGACGGCAAGAGAGACGACTTGTGCGCTCCAGAAACGCCAGGACTGcctccctcgtttctcgggagggagagaacggagcCTGCTGCAggcttgtctccttcggcgacagacggcgagaagaacggagagaaaggagacgcccTGACtcccgacgaagaaggattTCTCGACTGCCAGCGCGTGGAGTCGGAGCTTTCGCTGGACGTACACCTGATTGAGAGCCGCCTCAGCTCGCGGGGCCCTCTGGACTCTTGGACGGGGGCTGAGGTGTCTCTGGCGTCTTCCTTCGCAGACAGGAGACCCCACAAACGGGAGGCCGAACGCAGCGGAAAAGAAGATAGGAAAGATGGggacgagaaagcgaaaggagACCAGGGAAGCCCTGACGAACGCGGAGCAAAAACCCTTGGCGCTTGCGGCGAAGTCGGCGGGGCAGTGTATGCATgcgagaagcggaaggaagaaggctcAAGAGTGAGAAAGTCggcaggaaacgaggagagaaagaacgcatCTCCAGAGCGCGGATCTCTgacagaaggcgacaaaaggagagacgacgaaaggagagacgacgaaaggAAGGGTGGCGAAGACAAGAAGGGAGAGCAGGGTGGAcctgggagagagaacatcGAAACTGAGAGGTTGCAGAACCgtgcagagcgagaggacgaggtagggagaggaggcgcgacaggagagagcggaTGA
- a CDS encoding hypothetical protein (encoded by transcript TGME49_309095) has protein sequence MQGFCLSPQKNKTSVTSLLQRISDAHARAPRPAPEERLGPESMKTSVHLLRFNCAHMQEIAHRRMEIFTFLVRVQRFMSLLHSKKTLGRHTPSATSPRGLPTAHCTTWPVSSKASLQTYPTPSLPCSISPLQKLLWKIRLP, from the exons ATGCAaggcttctgtctctcaccgcagaaaaacaagacaTCGGTCAcctcgcttctccagcgcatctcagacgcgcatgcgcgcgcgCCGAGACCCGCCCCGGAAGAAAGGCTG GGACCTGAGTCGATGAAGACATCTGTTCACCTGCTTCGTTTCAACTGTGCTCACATGCAGGAAATTGCACACAGAAGAATGGAAATATTTACTTTTCTCGTACGTGTACAAAGATtcatgtctcttcttcattctAAGAAAACTCTCGGGAGACACACACCTTCGGCTACTTCACCTAG AGGACTGCCGACAGCACACTGTACCACCTGGCCAGTCTCGTCCAAGGCTTCTCTTCAAACCTACCCCACCCCCTCCTTGCCATGTTCGATCTCGCCTCTACAAAAATTGCTCTGGAAAATCAGACTGCCTTGA
- a CDS encoding hypothetical protein (encoded by transcript TGME49_309090), with protein sequence MSTSSPVRCFSEPLAPPSGSAGEAFASSFFESRDTEAVSSLGEDKSDRPPQQPGSEANGVIRGLPSTSAHPSCLSRSSENDAESNLASSQLRRHTPRLSDEEVNQTPSAQNGSTSQSSLSSSSLSSSSGSSSSGSSSGSSGSSSSGSSSLTSPSGTRPSDYPPPGLAKTFHAASPSLDEIRARLRPQASSHPYAATGTARPPSQKPPSTFSSSFSSLSSSFSSFSSSSSFSSCSSPFPASPSFQPSLGGSPGDAPLSSPLTPTRSVFARSRSGLGTRLLSGGGVSASQTAPASFLEYLKKPVSRSRSGFQESGSETGHALSPSNAVAASLPSLLCSQTRTQTDGERDGLQADANGVAEQAEQQRKQRRGCTDTADAPSAGQQRDEEERSSEDAAALFDKGGASRETERRTGNFETQWPGARRLSSFSLKPSELVDEKRDFAIVAQELLAYLEVVEKFRQRAVEEASRLRRYSAELGAMLQQANQREEQSHRELARQHKVLTSCQARIQTLRADSETAINDLTLQRDTLAERLRVTSVELEHALKENERMRLERDAQEISVRDCRNIRKAYVLVEQEKKHLQKEVEALHLECSKSQSERNTLLAEMHHLQSQLGNIEETVSRSYFPSLEASASSSALGRPAQPANGLSGACVSSAAEEKASLETTAGADGEAAQSGAQTRAQVHTRRMQADGGHAEDSVEPDDEVEGLLRDLLARLHAPLGERGESEAETQDKSAKLLYLVRKLRSERNEYYGYAVELLNRLDAEKGEAEVEGGASGLPDAAPTGVSCLDTQRGELQLDL encoded by the exons ATGTCAACCTCGTCTCCggttcgctgtttctctgaaCCTCTGGCGCCGCCTTCTGGATCTGCTGGAGAggcgttcgcttcttctttcttcgagagCCGAGACACCgaggctgtctcctctctcggcgaAGACAAGAGCGACCGGCCCCCCCAGCAGCCAGGCTCTGAGGCGAACGGCGTCATTCGCGGCCTTCCCTCAACGTCTGCACatccttcctgtctctctcgctcctcggAAAACGACGCCGAGTCGAATCTGGCCTCTTCTCAGCTCAGAAGACACACGCCGAGGCTCTCCGACGAAGAAGTAAACCAAACACCGTCTGCTCAGAACGGGTCAACCTCCcagtcttctctttcttcttcttctctttcttcttcttctggttcttcttcttctggttcttcttctggttcttctggttcttcttcttctggttcttcttctcttacGTCTCCTTCTGGAACTCGTCCTTCCGATTATCCGCCGCCAGGCCTCGCGAAAACGTTTCAtgccgcttctccttctctggaCGAAATCCGCGCTCGGCTTCGCCCTCAAGCCTCTTCACACCCGTACGCGGCAACCGGAACTGCTCGTCCACCCTCTCAAAAACCTCCCTCCACCttttcgtcgtctttctcttccctctcttcttccttctcttccttctcttcttcctcttccttttcttcttgttcttctcctttccccgcgtctccctccttccAGCCGTCGCTCGGGGGCTCTCCAGGAgatgcgcctctctcgtctcctctgacGCCGACGCGGAGCGTTTTTGCGCGAAGTCGTAGCGGCTTGGGGACGCGGCTGCTGTCCGGGggaggcgtctctgcttcccagACTGCAcctgcctctttcctcgAGTACCTGAAGAAGCCGGTCTCGCGCTCGCGTTCCGGATTCCAGGAAAGCGGTTCTGAAACAGGGCACGCTCTCTCTCCAAGCAACGCCGTCGCggcttcgctgccttctctcctctgctcgcAGACGCGGACGCAAACGgatggggagagagacggcctCCAGGCGGACGCAAACGGCGTTGCCGAACAGgcagagcagcagaggaagcagcgccgtgggtgtacagacactgcaGATGCCCCATCTGCCGgccaacagagagacgaagaagagcggagcTCGGAGGATGCCGCAGCGCTCTTCGACAAAGGCGGCGcgtccagagagacagaacgaaggACCGGGAACTTCGAGACCCAGTGGCCCGGCGCCCggcgcctctcctccttctccttgaAACCCAGCGAGCTGGTtgacgagaagagagacttcgCCATCGTCGCGCAGGAACTCCTgg CGTATCTGGAAGTCGTTGAAAAGTTCAGACAACGCGCAGTGGAGGAGGCGAGTCGCCTGCGACGGTACAGTGCAGAGCTAGGTGCGATGCTGCAGCAGGCGAATCAGCGCGAAGAACAGAGTCACCGAGAACTTGCTCGCCAGCACAAAGTCTTGACTTCTTGCCAGGCGCGGATCCAGACGCTCCGAGCCGACTCCGAg ACGGCCATCAACGACCTCACGTTGCAGAGAGATACACTCGCGGAGCGCCTTCGCGTGACTTCCGTGGAACTCGAG CATGCactgaaggaaaacgagcgCATGCGGCTGGAGCGCGATGCCCAGGAGATCTCTGTCCGAGAC TGCCGGAACATTCGCAAGGCCTATGTTCTCGTtgaacaggagaagaagcaccTGCAGAAAGAG GTGGAGGCTCTGCACCTGGAGTGCTCGAAGAGTCAAAGCGAACGGAACACGCTGCTGGCTGAGATGCACCATTTGCAGAGTCAGTTGGGGAATATCGAAGAAACTGTGTCGCGGAGTTACTTTCCTTCACTGGAAGCGTCGGCCTCCTCATCTGCCTTGGGCCGCCCAGCTCAGCCCGCGAACGGCCTCtccggtgcatgcgtttcgagcgcagcagaggagaaggcatCGCTCGAGACGACTGCAGGCGCGGACGGAGAAGCCGCGCAGAGCGGCGCCCAGACGCGGGCGCAGGTACACacgcgacgcatgcaggctgATGGGGGACATGCCGAGGACTCTGTGGAGCCTGACGACGAAGTCGAGGGCCTTCTCCGAGACCTTCTTgcgcgactgcatgcgcccttaggagagagaggcgaatcggaagcagagacacaagacaAATCTGCGAAACTCTTGTATCTCGTCCGGAAAC tgcggTCGGAGCGGAACGAGTACTACGGA TACGCTGTCGAACTGCTGAATCGCCTGGACGCAGAAAAAGGTGAAGCGGAAGTCGAGGGTGGCGCCTCTGGGCTGCCAGACGCTGCGCCGACAGGCGTCTCCTGTCTAGACACGCAGCGCGGCGAGTTACAACTGGAtctgtga